A single genomic interval of Carettochelys insculpta isolate YL-2023 chromosome 16, ASM3395843v1, whole genome shotgun sequence harbors:
- the SOX8 gene encoding transcription factor SOX-8 translates to MLDMAEDRDKVLEPPCSPAGTASSMSHVDSDSDAPLSPAGSEGLGCAPPAPAPRPVAGSKGEAAEVDERFPACIRDAVSQVLKGYDWSLVPMPVRGSGSLKAKPHVKRPMNAFMVWAQAARRKLADQYPHLHNAELSKTLGKLWRLLSENEKRPFVEEAERLRVQHKKDHPDYKYQPRRRKSVKAGQSDSDSGAELSHHAGSQIYKGDNGLGGAGESHHHNDHTGQTHGPPTPPTTPKTDLHHGSKQELKHEGRRLVESGRQNIDFSNVDISELSSEVINMETFDVRELDQYLPLNGHSAMPADHGQNSSTGSYGPSYSHSANSTSGTAQVWTHKSPSSVSPTLNEAGQQRTHIKTEQLSPSHYSDQSHGSPTHSDYGSYSAQACATTASTATAAASFSSSQCDYTDLQSSNYYNPYSGYPSSIYQYPYFHSSRRPYATPILNGLSIPPSHSPTANWDQPVYTTLTRP, encoded by the exons ATGCTCGACATGGCCGAGGATCGCGACAAAGTGCTGGAGCCGCCCTGCAGCCCGGCGGGCACCGCCAGCTCCATGTCCCACGTGGACTCGGACTCCGACGCGCCGCTGTCCCCTGCCGGCTCGGAGGGGCTGGGCTGCGCCCCGCCGGCCCCCGCGCCGCGCCCCGTCGCCGGCTCTAAGGGGGAGGCGGCCGAGGTGGACGAGCGCTTCCCTGCCTGCATCCGGGACGCAGTGTCGCAGGTGCTGAAGGGCTACGACTGGAGCCTGGTGCCCATGCCCGTGCGGGGCAGCGGATCGCTCAAAGCCAAGCCGCATGTCAAGCGGCCCATGAACGCCTTCATGGTGTGGGCGCAGGCCGCCCGCCGCAAGCTGGCCGACCAGTACCCGCATCTGCACAACGCGGAGCTCAGCAAGACCCTGGGCAAACTCTGGCG TTTGCTGAGTGAAAATGAGAAACGTCCCTTTGTGGAAGAAGCCGAGAGGCTCAGGGTTCAGCACAAGAAGGATCATCCGGATTATAAGTACCAGCCACGGAGGAGGAAAAGTGTAAAAGCTGGCCAGAGCGATTCTGATTCAGGAGCGGAACTCAGCCATCACGCAGGGAGCCAGATCTACAAAGGAGACAATGGCttaggaggtgctggggagtctCACCATCACAACGATCACACAG GGCAAACTCATGGACCACCCACCCCTCCAACCACCCCTAAAACGGACCTGCATCATGGGAGCAAACAAGAGCTGAAACACGAGGGGCGCCGCCTAGTGGAGAGTGGCCGTCAGAACATTGACTTCAGCAATGTGGACATCTCCGAACTGAGCAGCGAGGTTATTAACATGGAGACCTTTGATGTGCGTGAGCTTGACCAGTATTTGCCACTGAATGGCCATTCTGCCATGCCGGCTGATCATGGGCAGAACTCCTCCACGGGATCTTACGGCCCTTCCTATTCCCATTCAGCCAACAGCACCAGTGGAACAGCCCAAGTTTGGACTCACAAAAGCCCGTCTTCGGTGTCCCCTACCTTAAATGAAGCTGGTCAGCAGAGAACACACATCAAAACGGAGCAGCTCAGCCCAAGCCATTACAGCGACCAATCCCATGGGTCTCCAACTCACTCCGACTATGGTTCTTATAGCGCACAGGCTTGTGCTACTACAGCGTCCACCgccacagctgctgcctctttcTCCAGCTCCCAGTGTGACTATACAGACCTCCAGAGTTCTAATTACTACAACCCTTATTCTGGGTACCCCTCCAGCATTTACCAGTATCCATATTTCCATTCCTCACGGCGCCCCTATGCCACACCCATCCTCAATGGCTTGTCCATCCCCCCCTCTCACAGCCCCACTGCTAACTGGGATCAGCCCGTCTACACAACCCTGACGAGGCCTTAG